The Lycium barbarum isolate Lr01 chromosome 10, ASM1917538v2, whole genome shotgun sequence genome includes a region encoding these proteins:
- the LOC132612885 gene encoding uncharacterized mitochondrial protein AtMg00810-like codes for MVYPTVFVAVYIDDVILTRTDFSEIQCLKAFLHDQFKIKDLGKLHYFLGLDILYQDDGVLITQRKFTNDLIKEFDCCSYRPITLPLDPTMNLRPNEGKLLHDPTFYRRLVGKLNFLTHTRLDIAYSVNPTLGIFISKNPDCIISAFSDLDWAACPDSRKSVSGYIVMMGNSPISWKSKKQTTISLSSAEAEYKAIRKVVGELVWLERLLTELTIVCALPISVFCDS; via the exons ATGGTGTATCCCACAGTTTTTGTTGCAGTATATATAGATGATGTGATCTTGACTAGGACTGACTTTAGTGAAATTCAGTGTTTAAAGGCATTTCTACATGATCAATTCAAGATAAAGGATCTGGGGAAACTTCATTATTTCTTAGGTCTAGATATACTCTACCAAGATGATGGAGTATTGATAACACAAAGAAAGTTCACTAATGATCTAATCAAGGAGTTTGACTGCTGTAGTTACAGACCTATAACATTACCTCTTGATCCTACTATGAATTTGAGGCCTAATGAGGGCAAGTTACTGCATGATCCAACCTTTTATAGAAGACTTGTAGGAAAGCTGAACTTCCTTACTCACACAAGATTGGATATAGCTTACAGT GTTAATCCTACTTTGGGCATTTTTATATCCAAGAATCCAGACTGTATTATCTCTGCCTTTAGTGATTTAGACTGGGCTGCTTGCCCAGACTCTAGGAAGTCAGTGAGTGGATATATTGTGATGATGGGAAATAGTCCAATTAGTTGGAAGTCAAAGAAGCAAACTACCATCTCATTGTCCTCAGCAGAAGCAGAGTACAAGGCAATTAGAAAAGTAGTTGGAGAATTGGTGTGGTTGGAGAGACTGTTGACAGAACTAACTATTGTTTGTGCCTTGCCCATTTCAGTGTTTTGCGACAGTTAA
- the LOC132615067 gene encoding uncharacterized protein LOC132615067, which translates to MMLESTSLIANDESSRNVNVASTNNFNSVASSSNFRTHYGGIGQSQYGNFGASSSSGSGGGKPPNISNLFCEFCKRHGHTRDRCYKLHGFPQKFKFTKGKNSGSTANVHETLEEMSGRKHDDSNHTQHHDQKTLNLSKKQYDQLLSLLDHIHIQGGNRTGNSTKEVVNDIIGGAVNFAGPFNEEPIGDW; encoded by the exons ATGATGCTAGAATCCACTTCTCTAATTGCAAATGACGAAAGCTCTAGGAATGTCAATGTTGCAAGCACTAACAATTTTAATTCTGTTGCAAGTAGTAGCAATTTCAGAACACACTATGGTGGAATAGGACAATCGCAATACGGGAACTTTGGAGCAAGTAGCAGTTCTGGTTCAGGAGGGGGCAAACCACCAAACATATCAAACTTATTTTGTGAATTTTGCAAAAGACATGGTCATACCAGGGATAGATGCTACAAATTACATGGATTCCCTCAGAAATTCAAGTTCACAAAAGGGAAGAACTCAGGATCAACTGCAAATGTGCATGAAACTCTTGAAGAAATGTCAGGAAGGAAACATGATGATTCCAATCATACTCAACATCATGACCAGAAGACTCTCAACTTGTCCAAGAAGCAGTATGATCAGCTCCTCAGTTTACTGGATCATATTCATATTCAAGGGGGAAACAGAACTGGAAATTCAACCAAAGAAGTTGTTAATGATATCATTGGTGGAGCTGTGAACTTTGCAG GACCCTTCAATGAAGAGCCCATTGGAGATTGGTAG
- the LOC132612886 gene encoding uncharacterized protein LOC132612886, translated as MAPNTDQDAPIQTQNVNLNQQPIDCNPLHMHPYESIGSAILPVTFDGIGYKSWRRGVLRALSMKNKLGFINRKVAKPNGDDDTFALWEICDDMVTSWILNSLSKDLSDSLQYVNNARELWNELEYRYDQTNGAKLYQLQREINDLTQGYLDITGYYTKIKKIWEEISTLDTNSQCTCLCTRGGKTKRHKAEQDRRIIQFVMGLNVVYTVIQDIILMMNPLPTMAQAFSILSQEERQREVKPHN; from the coding sequence ATGGCACCTAACACTGATCAGGATGCACCAATTCAAACTCAAAATGTAAATCTAAACCAGCAGCCAATAGATTGCAATCCTTTGCACATGCATCCATATGAAAGCATTGGATCTGCAATATTACCAGTGACTTTCGATGGAATTGGATATAAGTCATGGCGAAGAGGTGTTCTTAGGGCACTCTCAATGAAAAACAAATTAGGTTTTATTAATAGGAAGGTTGCAAAACCAAATGGGGATGATGATACATTTGCATTGTGGGAAATATGTGATGATATGGTTACTTCGTGGATTCTGAATTCACTATCAAAGGATCTGAGCGATAGTTTACAGTATGTCAATAATGCGAGGGAACTTTGGAATGAACTAGAATATAGATATGATCAAACCAATGGTGCAAAGTTGTATCAACTTCAACGAGAGATCAATGATCTTACACAAGGATATCTAGACATCACTGGATATTATACCAAAATTAAGAAAATTTGGGAAGAAATTAGCACCCTTGACACAAATTCTCAATGCACATGCCTGTGCACACGTGGTGGAAAGACAAAAAGGCATAAGGCTGAACAGGACAGGAGAATCATACAGTTTGTAATGGGACTGAACGTAGTTTACACAGTGATTCAAGACATTATTCTAATGATGAATCCTTTGCCTACTATGGCTCAAGCTTTCTCTATATTGTCTCAAGAGGAAAGGCAAAGAGAAGTTAAGCCTCACAATTAG